From a single Nymphaea colorata isolate Beijing-Zhang1983 chromosome 4, ASM883128v2, whole genome shotgun sequence genomic region:
- the LOC116252936 gene encoding histone H4 → MSGRGKGGKGLGKGGAKRHRKVLRDNIQGITKPAIRRLARRGGVKRISGLIYEETRGVLKIFLENVIRDAVTYTEHARRKTVTAMDVVYALKRQGRTLYGFGG, encoded by the coding sequence ATGTCGGGAAGAGGCAAAGGCGGAAAGGGTTTAGGCAAGGGCGGAGCGAAGAGGCACAGGAAGGTTCTGAGGGACAACATCCAGGGCATCACGAAGCCGGCGATCCGGCGACTGGCTCGCAGGGGAGGCGTGAAGCGCATCAGCGGCCTCATCTATGAGGAGACGAGAGGCGTTCTCAAGATCTTCCTCGAGAACGTCATCCGCGACGCGGTCACCTACACGGAGCACGCTCGCCGAAAGACGGTCACAGCCATGGACGTCGTCTATGCCCTCAAGAGGCAGGGCCGTACCCTCTACGGCTTCGGCGGATAA